A single window of Oscillatoria sp. FACHB-1406 DNA harbors:
- a CDS encoding phosphomannose isomerase type II C-terminal cupin domain has protein sequence MSNVETNGKPETPTVETHTTRVRPWGNVTMLEEGERYRINRIEVNPGHHISTQMHYHRSEHWVVVSGTAKVIFNGHEELLIQKQSTYVPMNTAHRVENPGVIPLVMIEVQNGEYLGEDDIIRFEDYNEAQDALVS, from the coding sequence ATGAGCAATGTAGAAACGAACGGGAAGCCAGAAACCCCAACCGTCGAAACTCATACAACCCGAGTCCGCCCTTGGGGGAACGTGACGATGCTCGAAGAAGGGGAACGCTATCGTATTAATCGCATTGAAGTCAATCCCGGACATCACATCAGCACCCAGATGCACTACCACCGCAGCGAACATTGGGTTGTCGTGTCGGGAACCGCAAAAGTAATTTTTAACGGTCACGAAGAACTCCTGATTCAAAAGCAGTCTACCTACGTTCCGATGAACACTGCCCACCGCGTCGAAAATCCGGGGGTCATTCCTTTGGTAATGATTGAGGTGCAGAATGGGGAATATCTAGGCGAAGATGACATCATTCGCTTCGAGGATTACAACGAGGCGCAGGACGCACTCGTCAGTTAA
- a CDS encoding AAA family ATPase, with the protein MIKKIIVENWKSYRYAELPLDPLTILIGNNASGKSNLIEALEYLSRISRGYSLGSPFQDNLVDVTPLRGSIELLTFQRQRKFSLSAIVQGNSSQEYTYKIVISPGQIFSIQEESLVCNTDDRNLFKVEKPGYGLAEQRLKIKIGDPKQEEPYVSSRSLFRGERSILSDLSFLNPENQGIQKLFDEIKEVTLILISVFTLSPSPERMRGYSHLSDVIAADASNIAGVLSMQSSEQAQEFKNLMTRYFHNSQEGDIREIWAEPVGRLKEDAMLYCREQWPGSKTFEVDARSMSDGTLRFVAILTALLTRPKGSQLIIEDIDNGLHPTRFKQLLAMLKEIGEKREIDVLVTTHNPGFLDELDPELIPFTVVCHRDSETGESKLTLLEEIDHFAKLFASASLGKLAIQGAIDRGAERTK; encoded by the coding sequence GTGATAAAGAAAATTATTGTTGAAAATTGGAAAAGTTATCGTTATGCCGAACTCCCGCTCGACCCCTTAACAATTTTAATTGGGAATAATGCGAGCGGTAAATCAAATCTCATTGAAGCCTTGGAGTATTTGAGTCGTATTTCTCGTGGATACAGCTTAGGAAGCCCCTTTCAAGACAATCTAGTAGACGTTACTCCCCTTCGAGGTTCTATAGAGTTATTAACCTTTCAAAGACAACGAAAATTTTCGCTCTCTGCAATCGTGCAAGGCAATTCTTCTCAAGAATACACTTACAAAATCGTTATTTCTCCTGGACAAATATTTAGCATTCAGGAAGAATCGTTAGTTTGCAACACAGACGATCGTAATTTATTTAAAGTAGAAAAGCCCGGTTATGGTTTAGCAGAACAGAGGCTGAAAATAAAAATTGGCGACCCAAAACAAGAAGAACCTTATGTATCAAGTCGCTCTTTATTTAGGGGAGAAAGATCGATATTAAGCGATTTATCTTTTTTGAATCCTGAGAATCAAGGCATTCAAAAACTGTTTGATGAAATCAAAGAAGTCACCCTAATTCTAATTAGTGTTTTTACTTTGAGTCCAAGTCCAGAACGCATGAGAGGTTACTCGCACTTATCTGATGTTATAGCAGCAGATGCTTCTAATATTGCGGGTGTTCTGTCTATGCAATCATCAGAACAAGCCCAAGAGTTTAAAAACTTAATGACTCGTTACTTCCACAATTCTCAGGAAGGCGACATTCGAGAAATTTGGGCAGAACCTGTAGGACGGCTTAAAGAAGATGCAATGTTGTACTGTCGCGAACAGTGGCCCGGAAGTAAAACTTTTGAAGTGGATGCGCGAAGTATGTCAGATGGAACGCTTCGGTTTGTGGCTATTTTAACAGCACTATTAACCAGACCGAAAGGAAGTCAACTGATTATTGAAGATATCGATAATGGTTTGCATCCGACTCGATTTAAACAGCTTTTAGCTATGCTTAAAGAAATTGGCGAGAAACGAGAAATCGATGTATTAGTGACAACTCACAATCCTGGTTTTTTAGACGAACTCGATCCCGAACTAATCCCCTTCACTGTTGTTTGCCATCGAGATAGTGAAACAGGGGAAAGCAAACTGACGCTTCTCGAAGAGATCGACCATTTTGCAAAGTTATTTGCTTCGGCTTCTTTAGGTAAACTGGCGATTCAAGGCGCGATCGATCGGGGGGCAGAAAGGACAAAATGA
- a CDS encoding filamentous hemagglutinin N-terminal domain-containing protein, protein MRSIAIACLPGCRAQFRAFSVATTAIAAFFPFFPLYAQSIVAAPDGTGTRVVQTGNLYTIDGGTQAGANLFQSFSTLGLSREEVGNFLASPEVENILGRVVGGEASTLAGLIRVSGSNANLYLMNPAGIVFAAGATLDVGGSFFATTADAIAFNGGWFSSRETNDYSSLIGSPSGLLFSDPQNGAIVNTANLAVGAGKQLQLSGGIVINAGSLSAPGGKITLAAVPGGNLARIGSEGSILSFVVAPTNPNDSISPLELPQLLANVRDATQLQVSDDGRVWLTGSDVPLTVEGGTALVAGTLNVESEGTGGAIDILGPKIDVVGASLNASGGEGGGTVRIGGEVRGSGALPRAEVTAIDANSLIRADAKTRGDGGRVIVWADNLTRFQGTISARGAIAPTVASSDGGFVEVSGRQVLEFQGRVDTLAPQGTVGTLLLDPSELEVVAGGNMPPVGQRSYISAELINSATSNVILQASDRVLINAAIAISTSGVGLEAQSNNGIFVNANISTNNGFVKLNADADGIGGGAVAIENATISTGEGAIAIVGRGLDGTGGTGITLNNSSLATTSGNITLEGVGATGSPGQDRADGLTGGKNNLGGSAGLAGGNGGDGGAGISLTNSSISSTTGLVSLTGTGGDGGQGGIGGGGGGGGSNVNSAALSGGEGGFAGDRGGRGSANANNGLGGGIAGSAGGGNGGGGLAVDRGGGGGGGGGTGGTGGLGSVNDVMNSGAVGIRGGAGGGGASTLTNGGGGGGSNGFGGGGGGSNLFNSGGNGGRGGPQGGNGGAPGLSGASGNVGVGNGGIGTGGGANGQDGFADGRGGNGGIQNPNNGGGGGGAGGNGGAGGNGGVGIALNSGSITTAPNQRVLNAIGGSGGAGGNGGGGGGGGRGVGGGGGGAGGNGGSGGDGGTGIFQGVAFQFVIQEPLPPAIPPTPTPAPTPTVLTTPAIPGSAIADIPKTLPAYPQGFPEAIVNPKASALPEVPLVLDLEPCQSSNRASQLLGRMVANNSALRDRLCAPLR, encoded by the coding sequence ATGAGGTCAATAGCTATCGCGTGCTTGCCCGGTTGCAGGGCGCAATTCCGTGCTTTCTCCGTAGCAACAACCGCGATCGCGGCTTTTTTCCCCTTTTTTCCGCTTTATGCTCAATCGATTGTAGCAGCGCCCGATGGTACGGGGACGCGGGTAGTGCAAACCGGCAATCTTTACACCATTGACGGCGGCACACAAGCTGGCGCAAACCTCTTCCAGAGTTTCTCAACTTTGGGACTGTCTCGCGAGGAAGTTGGCAATTTCCTGGCTTCACCAGAGGTTGAAAATATTTTGGGGCGGGTGGTTGGGGGCGAAGCTTCCACACTGGCTGGATTAATTCGAGTTAGCGGTAGCAATGCAAATTTGTATTTAATGAATCCGGCGGGGATCGTTTTTGCTGCCGGTGCGACGTTGGATGTAGGGGGAAGTTTTTTCGCAACGACGGCGGACGCGATCGCGTTTAATGGGGGTTGGTTCTCGAGCCGCGAAACGAACGACTATTCATCGTTAATTGGTTCTCCTAGCGGTCTGCTCTTTTCGGATCCACAAAATGGTGCGATTGTCAATACCGCAAATTTAGCAGTCGGTGCGGGCAAACAACTTCAACTGAGCGGCGGTATAGTTATCAATGCAGGAAGCCTTAGCGCTCCGGGCGGGAAAATTACGCTAGCGGCAGTACCAGGGGGAAATCTGGCTCGCATCGGCAGCGAAGGAAGTATTTTAAGCTTCGTTGTTGCCCCCACTAACCCAAACGATAGCATCTCGCCCTTAGAACTGCCGCAATTATTAGCCAATGTTCGCGATGCAACACAACTGCAAGTTTCTGACGATGGGCGCGTTTGGCTGACGGGAAGCGATGTCCCCTTAACGGTAGAAGGGGGAACGGCGCTGGTGGCGGGGACGTTAAACGTAGAATCTGAGGGAACGGGGGGCGCGATCGATATTTTGGGGCCGAAAATCGATGTGGTGGGAGCGAGTTTAAATGCGTCCGGCGGGGAGGGTGGCGGTACGGTGCGAATTGGCGGCGAGGTTCGGGGAAGTGGCGCGCTACCGAGGGCAGAAGTCACCGCGATCGATGCAAATTCGCTAATTCGCGCCGATGCGAAGACTCGCGGAGATGGAGGGCGCGTTATCGTCTGGGCGGATAATTTGACTCGTTTTCAGGGTACGATTAGCGCCCGAGGGGCGATCGCGCCGACGGTTGCCTCCTCGGATGGCGGTTTTGTGGAAGTATCGGGGCGGCAGGTTTTAGAGTTTCAGGGGCGCGTCGATACGCTTGCGCCGCAGGGTACAGTGGGTACGTTATTGCTCGATCCGAGCGAACTGGAAGTGGTAGCGGGGGGAAATATGCCTCCAGTGGGACAGCGTTCTTATATTAGCGCCGAACTGATTAACAGCGCGACGAGCAATGTGATTTTGCAAGCCAGCGATCGCGTTTTAATTAATGCAGCGATCGCGATTTCGACTTCAGGAGTCGGACTGGAAGCGCAATCTAACAATGGAATTTTTGTCAACGCCAATATCAGCACGAATAACGGCTTTGTTAAGCTCAATGCCGATGCGGATGGTATCGGGGGCGGTGCAGTGGCGATCGAGAATGCGACGATTTCCACCGGGGAGGGCGCGATCGCAATTGTGGGGCGCGGGCTGGACGGTACGGGCGGAACTGGCATTACCCTTAATAACAGCAGCCTCGCAACCACCAGCGGCAACATTACCCTCGAAGGAGTCGGCGCAACAGGCAGCCCGGGACAAGATCGCGCCGACGGATTGACGGGCGGCAAAAATAACCTCGGCGGTTCCGCAGGGCTAGCTGGCGGCAATGGGGGCGATGGCGGTGCGGGAATTTCCCTCACTAACAGCAGCATTTCTTCTACAACCGGCCTGGTTAGCTTAACCGGAACCGGCGGCGATGGCGGACAAGGGGGAATCGGCGGCGGCGGTGGCGGCGGCGGTAGTAATGTTAATAGTGCGGCATTGAGCGGCGGCGAAGGCGGTTTTGCAGGCGATCGCGGCGGACGGGGCAGCGCTAATGCTAACAATGGCTTGGGCGGCGGGATAGCAGGAAGTGCGGGCGGTGGTAACGGCGGTGGCGGTTTGGCAGTCGATCGCGGTGGCGGCGGCGGTGGCGGCGGCGGCACGGGCGGAACTGGGGGATTGGGAAGTGTAAATGATGTCATGAATTCCGGCGCTGTCGGTATCAGGGGCGGTGCGGGCGGCGGCGGTGCTTCCACCTTGACAAACGGCGGCGGCGGCGGTGGGAGTAACGGTTTCGGCGGCGGCGGCGGCGGTTCTAACCTCTTCAATAGTGGTGGCAATGGCGGACGGGGTGGACCGCAAGGGGGTAATGGCGGAGCGCCCGGTTTGAGCGGTGCTAGCGGCAACGTGGGCGTGGGTAATGGCGGAATCGGGACGGGCGGTGGTGCCAACGGGCAAGATGGCTTCGCCGACGGAAGGGGTGGTAACGGCGGCATCCAAAATCCTAATAACGGCGGCGGCGGCGGCGGTGCAGGGGGCAATGGCGGTGCGGGCGGCAATGGCGGCGTTGGCATTGCCCTGAATAGCGGTAGCATCACGACTGCACCGAATCAACGGGTGTTAAACGCGATCGGCGGTAGCGGCGGTGCGGGAGGAAATGGCGGCGGCGGCGGCGGCGGTGGACGCGGTGTTGGCGGTGGCGGCGGCGGTGCGGGGGGTAATGGCGGTAGCGGGGGTGATGGCGGTACGGGGATATTTCAGGGAGTCGCCTTCCAGTTTGTCATCCAAGAGCCTCTCCCTCCTGCGATCCCACCGACTCCAACTCCGGCTCCAACTCCAACAGTGCTGACAACACCCGCAATCCCAGGAAGCGCGATCGCAGATATTCCAAAAACCCTGCCCGCTTACCCCCAAGGGTTTCCAGAAGCGATCGTCAATCCTAAAGCTTCGGCACTCCCCGAAGTCCCCCTCGTCCTCGATTTAGAACCGTGCCAATCGTCCAATCGCGCCAGTCAGTTGTTAGGGCGTATGGTAGCAAATAACTCTGCTTTACGCGATCGCCTCTGCGCTCCTCTGCGTTGA
- a CDS encoding DUF2555 domain-containing protein, producing the protein MVETLSLSQQDLDRVTADEVAKLATRLEQDDYSNPFEALADWHLLRAIAFQHAELVEPYLYLLDIEAYDEA; encoded by the coding sequence ATGGTGGAAACATTGAGTTTGTCTCAACAAGACCTCGATCGCGTCACAGCCGATGAGGTGGCGAAACTAGCAACTCGCTTGGAACAGGACGATTACTCGAATCCTTTTGAAGCTTTAGCAGACTGGCATTTGTTGCGCGCGATCGCGTTTCAACACGCCGAGTTGGTGGAACCCTACCTCTATCTCCTCGATATTGAAGCCTACGACGAAGCTTGA
- the coaBC gene encoding bifunctional phosphopantothenoylcysteine decarboxylase/phosphopantothenate--cysteine ligase CoaBC yields the protein MPAGKRVLIGIGGGIAAYKICEVISTLFKRGEQIRVILTQSAAEFITPLTVSTLSRHRAYCDRDFWQPVHSRPLHIELGEWAELFVIAPLTANMLGKLANGLADNLLTNTVLASRCPILLAPAMNTEMWEQVSVQRNWEQLFQDKRYHSIGPETGLLACDRFGAGRMAEPAAFLPAIQSILLTQGRRDLTGKHILISAGGTREHLDPVRFIGNPSTGKMGIALARAAFFRGAKVTLVCAPLVELEESLASSIAIIPVGSAAEMQQAMLDCFPSADWTVMAAAVGDFKPATYTPYKVPKHEIPPMLDLEPIPDILAQLGQQKQPHQRLIGFAAQTGDIVKPAMEKLERKNLDAIAANPIDLPNAGFGSETNQAIFIDRHGRKQEMSSRSKLELAHLLLDFVRGIS from the coding sequence ATGCCCGCAGGAAAAAGAGTTCTGATTGGAATAGGCGGCGGTATTGCCGCCTATAAAATCTGCGAAGTCATTTCGACTTTGTTTAAGCGGGGCGAGCAAATCCGCGTTATCTTAACGCAGAGCGCAGCAGAATTTATTACGCCCCTAACTGTCTCGACTTTAAGCCGACACCGGGCTTACTGCGATCGCGATTTTTGGCAGCCCGTCCATTCCCGCCCCTTACACATCGAACTCGGCGAATGGGCAGAACTCTTCGTCATTGCGCCGCTGACAGCCAATATGCTCGGTAAATTAGCCAACGGCTTAGCCGATAATCTTTTAACCAACACCGTCCTCGCCTCCCGTTGCCCGATTTTATTAGCACCGGCAATGAATACGGAAATGTGGGAACAAGTTTCCGTTCAACGCAACTGGGAACAACTATTTCAAGATAAACGCTATCATAGCATCGGCCCCGAAACCGGACTGCTGGCGTGCGATCGCTTCGGCGCGGGACGCATGGCAGAACCTGCCGCCTTCTTACCCGCGATTCAATCGATCCTCTTAACCCAGGGACGGCGCGACTTAACCGGCAAACACATCTTAATTAGCGCCGGAGGAACGCGCGAACATCTCGATCCCGTTCGCTTCATCGGTAACCCCTCCACCGGAAAAATGGGGATTGCCCTCGCTCGAGCCGCCTTCTTCCGGGGCGCGAAAGTGACTTTAGTCTGCGCGCCGCTTGTCGAACTCGAAGAATCTCTCGCCTCCTCCATTGCGATTATTCCCGTCGGCAGTGCCGCAGAAATGCAACAAGCCATGCTCGACTGCTTCCCGAGCGCCGATTGGACGGTGATGGCGGCGGCTGTCGGCGACTTTAAGCCCGCGACGTATACGCCCTATAAAGTCCCCAAACACGAAATTCCGCCAATGCTGGATTTAGAACCGATTCCCGATATCCTCGCTCAACTCGGCCAGCAAAAACAACCGCACCAACGCTTAATCGGATTTGCTGCACAAACAGGTGATATTGTCAAGCCTGCGATGGAAAAATTGGAGCGAAAGAACCTAGACGCGATCGCGGCGAACCCCATCGACCTCCCCAACGCCGGATTCGGCAGCGAAACCAACCAAGCCATTTTCATAGATCGCCACGGTCGGAAGCAGGAAATGTCCTCTCGCAGTAAATTAGAATTAGCGCACCTTCTCCTCGATTTCGTGCGAGGAATATCTTGA
- a CDS encoding ATP-grasp domain-containing protein, protein MDLLEYQAKELFREVGIPVPPSQYINDPRQMRQLALSYPLVLKSQVRAVGRARAGGIHFVENTIDAIAAARAIFSLPIRGQFPRLLLAEARYPVQQELFLAVAIDYRLQRPVLLGAAAQDLKGKGASKRLKKVTIDGDFSPFYARRLALAMGLQKEAIAAVSGAIAKMYYLWESKDLDCVEINPLGLNEGGEIMALDGKITVNDEAIARHPELLALAEAVQETEEKAAAAGSLHWFEKGGKIGILCNSLGAGMVLWDLLQQHKGKPAGCWAIGAATGDRVLDPREFAGAIATGLMQLQENPKIEVILIDLLASTVFLDAFVDRLLELHSSNELGARPRLVARLVGENAASAIAKRSRNDIARLESLPIIWEEDLDEAVARAISLS, encoded by the coding sequence ATGGATTTACTAGAGTATCAAGCTAAAGAACTTTTTCGGGAAGTGGGCATTCCGGTTCCACCTTCTCAATATATCAATGACCCGAGACAAATGCGGCAGTTGGCGTTGTCTTATCCTTTAGTGCTGAAATCCCAAGTTCGGGCTGTTGGGCGCGCGAGGGCGGGGGGAATTCATTTTGTCGAGAATACGATCGATGCGATCGCAGCGGCGCGGGCGATTTTCAGTTTGCCGATTCGGGGACAGTTCCCGCGCTTGCTTTTAGCCGAAGCGCGTTACCCGGTGCAACAGGAACTCTTTTTAGCCGTCGCGATCGATTATCGGCTTCAGCGTCCGGTGTTGCTGGGGGCGGCGGCGCAAGATTTGAAGGGGAAGGGCGCGAGCAAGCGTTTAAAGAAGGTGACGATTGATGGGGATTTTTCTCCGTTTTACGCGCGCCGCTTAGCACTCGCGATGGGGCTGCAAAAAGAGGCGATCGCGGCGGTTTCAGGAGCGATCGCTAAAATGTATTATCTTTGGGAGAGCAAAGACCTTGATTGCGTTGAAATCAACCCCCTCGGGTTAAATGAGGGCGGCGAAATCATGGCGCTCGACGGCAAGATTACCGTCAACGATGAAGCAATTGCTCGCCATCCGGAGCTTTTAGCGCTGGCTGAGGCGGTGCAGGAAACGGAAGAGAAGGCAGCGGCGGCTGGGTCGTTGCATTGGTTCGAGAAAGGGGGCAAAATCGGCATTCTCTGTAACAGTTTGGGGGCGGGAATGGTTCTGTGGGACTTGTTGCAGCAACATAAGGGGAAACCCGCCGGCTGTTGGGCGATTGGGGCGGCGACGGGCGATCGCGTCCTCGATCCGAGGGAGTTTGCCGGTGCGATCGCAACTGGTTTGATGCAATTGCAGGAAAATCCGAAAATTGAGGTCATTTTGATCGATCTTCTCGCTAGTACGGTTTTTCTGGACGCTTTTGTCGATCGCCTGCTGGAATTGCACTCATCCAACGAATTGGGAGCGCGTCCGCGTTTGGTGGCTCGTTTAGTAGGCGAAAATGCTGCCAGTGCGATCGCGAAGCGCTCGAGGAACGACATCGCGCGCTTGGAATCCTTGCCGATTATTTGGGAGGAAGACTTGGATGAAGCCGTT